In Bifidobacterium adolescentis ATCC 15703, the sequence CTTTCCAGCGCGCCACCGGCGGCGCCACGCAGGGTATTGTGCGCCAATCCCACGAACTTCCAATCGAAAATGGAATCCTCACGCAGACGGCCGATGGAAACACCCATACCACCCTCGTAATCCACATCCTTGAGCACCTGCGGACGGTCATCCTCGGTCAGGTACTGGATGAAATGCTTCGGAGCGTGCGGCAGGCCAAGCTCGGCGGCCTTGCTGGTGTAGTTGACCAGACGGTCGATCAGCTCGTCCTTGGTCGGGTTCTTACCGAAGTTGATGAACACGGTGGCGGTGTGGCCGTTGAGCACGGGCACGCGGATGCACTGCGAGGTGATGCGCAGCGGACCGTCGAACGGCACAATCTCGCCCTTGGCCTCGTCCACATGGCCGAAGACCTTCAGCGGCTCCTTCTCGGACTTCGCTTCCTCGCCGGAGATGAACGGAATGATGTTGCCCACCATTTCCGGCCAATCCTTGAACGTCTTGCCCGCGCCGGAAATGGCCTGGTACGTGCTCACGATGACCTCGTGCGGCTCGAATTCCTTCCACGCGGCCAAAGCCGGAGTATAGGCCTGGATGGAGCAGTTCGGCTTGACGGCAATGAAACCGTGCGTGGTGCCCAGGCGCTTCTTCTGATGTTCGATGACCTCATAGTGCTCCGGATTGATCTCCGGCACCACCATCGGCACGTCCGGAGTCCAGCGGTGGGCGCTGTTGTTGGACACGACCGGGGTCTCGGTCTTCGCGTATTCCTCTTCGATGGCGCGGATCTCGTCCTTCGGCATGTTCACCGCGGAGAACACGAAGTCGACGTCCTTGACCACGTCCTCGACGTCGGCCACGTTCTTGACGACCATGTGCTTGACGAACTCCGGCATCGGGGTTTCCATCTTCCAGCGGCTGCCGATGGCCTCCTCGTAGGTCTTGCCGGCGCTGTGCGCGGACGCGGCAAGGGTGACCAGTTCGAACCACGGATGGTTTTCGAGCAGCGTCACGAAGCGCTGTCCGACCATGCCCGTAGCTCCGAGAATGCCAACCTTAATCTTTTCGGACATAACAACCTTTCGCTTATGCTGGAACGGTTTTCCAAGTTTTGCAAGTTTGATTTTGCTTACGCTTGAGGTCGACCAGCCGGCCCAAAACGACGTCGCGGGCGGCCACACGCGTTGTTCAATCTTACGAAAACCCGCCGTCATGTCCGCCGAGCTATCCGTATGCTGGTCGGTAAACGCGCTCGCGTACACTGGTAGACATGTCGAAGGCATCAGAAGAAGCGCAGAAGCAGCTGGATCGTATCGTGGCGT encodes:
- the asd gene encoding aspartate-semialdehyde dehydrogenase; its protein translation is MSEKIKVGILGATGMVGQRFVTLLENHPWFELVTLAASAHSAGKTYEEAIGSRWKMETPMPEFVKHMVVKNVADVEDVVKDVDFVFSAVNMPKDEIRAIEEEYAKTETPVVSNNSAHRWTPDVPMVVPEINPEHYEVIEHQKKRLGTTHGFIAVKPNCSIQAYTPALAAWKEFEPHEVIVSTYQAISGAGKTFKDWPEMVGNIIPFISGEEAKSEKEPLKVFGHVDEAKGEIVPFDGPLRITSQCIRVPVLNGHTATVFINFGKNPTKDELIDRLVNYTSKAAELGLPHAPKHFIQYLTEDDRPQVLKDVDYEGGMGVSIGRLREDSIFDWKFVGLAHNTLRGAAGGALESAEMLKALGYITKK